The Fuerstiella sp. genome includes a window with the following:
- a CDS encoding class I tRNA ligase family protein: MFESVADSDFIPGEHSVLRLWQQRQVFQQLRRKNAEGRRWSFLDGPITANNPMGVHHAWGRTYKDTYQRFFAMTGHELRYQNGFDCQGLWVEVEVEKQLGLGTKTAVNEYGIDRFVNECKRRVLRFAARQTEQSIRLGYWMDWDDPDQLRQLAETLGTDEEVTITVPSGLQQKGTTSQLVEKLGSPGWGGSYFTFSTENNETIWTFLKKCFDRGKIYQGHDVMPWSGRGGSAYSQMEIAEGRRLTTHQSVFVRFPIRDRDNEFLLIWTTTPWTLTSNVGAAVNPDLEYLRIKANKDDAVYYFAKENLNYQRLSTEFKEGFGRPEWKWPNGIPKLKTLAQIFKEQGGFQELETIKGGDLVGLAYDGPFDDLPAQQLNGGFPIDENNLEVTGADWHRVIDGGRDSRGNAHVVAGEGTGIVHMAPGCGDIDHRIGTSIGMPIIAPLKDDGTYSDEFGEFSGREAIASETAELVFGKLKEKGLLVAVETYPHIYPHCWRTGDELVFRLVDEWFINMDWRDEIKEVTRQIRWLPDSIDGQDREVEWLTNMSDWMISKKRFWGLALPIWVDDETGDFEVIGSLAELKERAVEGWDDFDGQTPHRPWIDCVKIRNPNSGNLMSRIEDVGNPWLDAGIVPFSTMHYNHDREEWQKWYPADLVTECFPGQFRNWFYSMLSLSTMMRFDEADDALDRRPFKTLLGHRLVQNEQGKPMHKSDGTAIWFEEAAEQLGVDTMRWMYLIQNPASDLRFGTRHPEDSVTLLTPDGPISQTREGIATARVTSGPADETRRRILIPLWNCYKFFVDYAVVDKFSPSAELRRSVAGHSSTARDEISVGERPEIDRWILSNLQSLVEVAHRDFREYNVASFCEAAERFVDDLSNWYIRRNRRRFWRSRDATDSDKTAAYETLYEVLVTVCRLLAPCIPFLTERMYQNLVAGDEASPDSSVLPVSVHLCDYPVVNPVLLDAELNQRMEVAQRVVRLGHHLREENALRVRQPLAELQFAASDSSIANAIDQLADVIAEELNVKQISRQPNLDDKVGYTYKPNLRTLGPKYGKLLGVLRKKLPTLGDTVLGPLRLGENLKLEFDGHTVELTPEDVLISTEQAADWVCGDEAGVQVAISTVLTDDLIREGMSRDFVRHIQQARKEAELHIQDRIEIDWYGEDNFIKAMIAEWGEYICRETLADKIIRSDTPSAGGKSVRVGECDVTVRILRTI, from the coding sequence ATGTTCGAATCCGTCGCTGACAGTGATTTTATTCCTGGTGAACATTCTGTCCTCCGGCTGTGGCAGCAGAGGCAGGTATTTCAGCAACTCCGCCGGAAGAACGCGGAAGGCAGGAGGTGGAGTTTTCTGGATGGTCCGATTACGGCCAACAATCCGATGGGTGTCCACCATGCATGGGGACGTACCTATAAGGATACGTATCAGCGTTTTTTCGCAATGACTGGACACGAACTGCGGTACCAAAATGGTTTTGACTGCCAGGGGTTGTGGGTAGAAGTTGAAGTTGAGAAACAACTGGGACTCGGGACGAAAACTGCCGTCAACGAATATGGTATCGACAGATTTGTGAATGAGTGTAAACGTCGCGTTCTGCGTTTTGCGGCCCGGCAGACAGAACAGTCAATCCGCCTGGGTTACTGGATGGACTGGGATGATCCTGACCAGTTGAGGCAGCTGGCGGAGACACTTGGCACGGACGAAGAGGTGACGATCACGGTTCCCAGCGGACTGCAGCAGAAAGGCACCACCAGTCAGCTTGTGGAAAAACTGGGCAGCCCTGGCTGGGGGGGAAGCTACTTTACCTTCAGCACGGAAAACAACGAAACTATCTGGACCTTCCTGAAAAAATGTTTTGATCGGGGCAAGATCTATCAGGGACATGATGTCATGCCCTGGTCCGGCCGGGGGGGGAGTGCGTATTCGCAAATGGAAATTGCCGAAGGCCGCAGGCTGACGACACACCAGTCCGTCTTTGTCCGTTTTCCGATCAGAGATCGAGACAACGAATTTCTACTCATCTGGACCACAACACCGTGGACACTGACGAGTAATGTTGGTGCTGCCGTGAATCCGGATCTGGAATACCTTCGAATCAAAGCGAACAAAGATGATGCCGTCTATTATTTTGCGAAAGAGAATCTGAACTATCAGCGACTGTCGACGGAATTCAAAGAAGGGTTCGGACGTCCGGAATGGAAGTGGCCGAATGGTATTCCAAAGCTCAAGACATTGGCACAAATCTTTAAGGAACAAGGTGGTTTTCAGGAACTGGAAACGATTAAAGGAGGCGATCTCGTCGGGCTGGCCTACGACGGGCCGTTTGACGATCTGCCCGCACAGCAGCTGAACGGCGGGTTCCCGATTGATGAAAATAATCTTGAGGTGACCGGGGCGGACTGGCACCGGGTCATCGATGGCGGGCGAGACTCCCGTGGTAACGCACATGTTGTCGCGGGCGAAGGAACGGGCATCGTTCATATGGCGCCCGGTTGCGGTGATATTGATCACCGGATCGGGACCTCCATCGGGATGCCGATTATCGCACCACTGAAAGACGACGGGACATACAGCGACGAATTCGGCGAATTTTCTGGCCGTGAAGCAATTGCATCCGAAACAGCGGAACTGGTGTTCGGGAAACTGAAAGAGAAAGGTCTTCTGGTCGCGGTTGAAACATATCCACACATTTATCCGCATTGCTGGCGTACCGGTGATGAACTCGTGTTTCGTCTTGTTGATGAGTGGTTTATCAATATGGACTGGCGCGATGAGATCAAAGAGGTCACTCGGCAGATTCGTTGGCTGCCGGACAGTATTGACGGTCAGGATCGTGAAGTGGAATGGCTCACTAATATGAGCGACTGGATGATCTCCAAGAAACGTTTTTGGGGCCTTGCACTGCCAATATGGGTTGATGACGAGACAGGTGATTTTGAAGTCATCGGTTCGCTGGCGGAACTTAAGGAGCGAGCCGTAGAGGGGTGGGATGATTTTGATGGCCAGACGCCTCATCGTCCTTGGATCGACTGCGTCAAAATCCGTAACCCGAACTCCGGTAATCTGATGTCACGGATCGAAGACGTAGGTAACCCGTGGTTGGATGCAGGGATCGTTCCGTTTAGCACAATGCACTACAACCATGACCGTGAAGAGTGGCAAAAGTGGTATCCCGCTGATTTGGTCACGGAGTGCTTTCCCGGGCAGTTTCGCAACTGGTTCTACAGCATGTTGTCTTTGTCGACCATGATGCGTTTCGACGAAGCCGACGATGCTCTTGACAGGAGGCCTTTCAAAACACTACTGGGACATCGCCTTGTTCAGAATGAACAGGGCAAGCCCATGCATAAGTCCGACGGGACCGCAATCTGGTTCGAAGAGGCAGCTGAACAACTGGGCGTTGATACCATGCGATGGATGTATCTGATTCAGAATCCTGCTTCCGATCTGCGGTTTGGTACGCGCCATCCTGAAGATTCGGTGACTCTGCTGACTCCGGACGGTCCCATCAGTCAGACGCGTGAAGGCATTGCGACTGCCAGAGTTACCAGCGGGCCTGCCGATGAAACAAGACGCCGGATTCTGATTCCACTGTGGAATTGCTATAAATTCTTTGTTGACTATGCCGTTGTAGACAAATTTTCCCCGTCAGCTGAATTACGCCGTTCCGTTGCCGGACATTCCTCAACAGCCCGCGATGAGATCTCGGTTGGTGAGCGTCCGGAAATCGATCGCTGGATTTTGTCCAATCTGCAGTCTTTGGTTGAAGTTGCTCATCGGGATTTTCGGGAATACAACGTCGCGTCATTTTGTGAGGCCGCCGAGCGGTTCGTTGATGATCTGAGTAACTGGTACATTCGCCGCAATCGCCGAAGATTCTGGCGCTCCAGAGATGCGACCGATTCGGACAAGACCGCGGCATATGAAACGCTTTACGAAGTACTGGTCACGGTCTGTCGTCTGCTGGCACCGTGTATTCCCTTCCTGACCGAACGCATGTACCAGAATCTGGTTGCAGGAGATGAAGCCTCTCCGGACAGCAGCGTTTTGCCTGTGTCAGTCCATTTGTGTGATTACCCTGTGGTTAATCCCGTTCTGCTGGACGCAGAACTGAATCAGAGAATGGAAGTAGCTCAGCGGGTTGTCCGTCTGGGACATCATCTTCGTGAAGAGAATGCACTTCGTGTTCGACAGCCGCTGGCGGAATTACAGTTTGCTGCATCAGATTCATCAATCGCGAACGCAATTGACCAGCTAGCGGATGTGATTGCTGAAGAGCTCAATGTCAAACAAATCAGCCGTCAGCCGAATCTGGACGACAAAGTTGGCTATACGTACAAACCGAATCTCAGAACACTCGGACCAAAATACGGAAAGCTTCTGGGGGTCCTGCGCAAAAAACTCCCGACACTGGGTGACACGGTTCTTGGCCCGCTTCGGCTTGGTGAAAATTTGAAACTTGAGTTTGATGGTCATACTGTTGAACTCACTCCTGAAGATGTGCTGATCAGCACCGAACAGGCGGCGGACTGGGTCTGTGGTGACGAAGCCGGGGTCCAGGTGGCGATCAGTACGGTGCTGACGGACGACCTGATTCGTGAAGGAATGTCACGAGATTTTGTTAGGCATATTCAGCAGGCCCGCAAAGAGGCAGAACTGCATATTCAGGATCGTATTGAGATCGACTGGTACGGTGAGGACAATTTTATCAAAGCGATGATTGCCGAATGGGGAGAATATATCTGCAGAGAAACACTCGCCGACAAAATTATCCGGAGCGATACGCCGTCAGCCGGCGGGAAGTCGGTGCGAGTCGGTGAGTGCGATGTCACAGTCCGGATCCTGCGAACCATTTGA